In Selenomonas dianae, a genomic segment contains:
- a CDS encoding O-linked N-acetylglucosamine transferase, SPINDLY family protein: MKKKKTRARAARAAAYRRRKIRLGYLSADFGGGRTRDLLPMFFSGYNAQRFEVYAYHTGTGGDTEIFSKEVPLRELGTLSAQAAAEAIRRDGIDLLVDLSLRAPDAAARAIMALRPAPHIVSLAAGCPAELAAQLPTVAGEPVLARCCTPFVRVHRYTYRAPLRDAGVPAVGVAGACSAEGRDVLIGVLADVLPRLPAVRLLLPAAVAAQLAEDGVARVAAAGTAASVLEIVEELPYAELDLVLGTDVDFMDVCRAADHGVPLLTAAPFVYDHASAYVLTQLGCPPVHTVQEMAGEVCRLLADPAALSELHGCLHWRLSDVFDAHTILFAVERAYDRLLLRGDGRTAQELTAQITRAEAARDWAAVLSAAHALDGMERLAPEQRMSLAWAYFFLGERTYAARWALLAEGVPRDREAARLYLSVLRTEPFGTPQEIFARAQEGLALIAEGLPAVPEVRDALIKVCAEYGELAVGGETASAYARLSADAADSDDRRRFYYGISLFQLNGVDLPAAEVYRRSCGYGELFADVPRYSHRGRRNKDKIRIGYISGDFREHVMQYFIWPFFAGFDRARFEVYVYSLGKEDQYTEFFQTLVTAWRDLRPQQCDMEAIAREIYADEVDILFDLAGHTANSGLAALAWKPAPVQISGLGYMATTGLPAVDYFVTDHFCDPAANEQFYVEKLLRLTSQFCYNGYTHLPAAQGTPARRRGYVVFATFNQYVKLQDTMLSAWREILERVPQSRLLLKNSSMGKSGCAVRLWERMRRLGFDMSRVMFEEATKDYMLRYLDVDIALDTFPWPGGGTTCDALYMGVPVVSYYTERHSTRFTYSLLANIGLAELASERMEDYVETAVALAGNLDLLDALHRELRDRMRASPVMDQEHYIREMEAAYQMIWENYLNEEA, translated from the coding sequence ATGAAGAAAAAAAAGACAAGGGCGCGGGCAGCCCGTGCTGCGGCGTACAGGCGCAGAAAGATCCGTCTGGGCTATCTCTCCGCAGACTTCGGGGGAGGGCGTACGCGCGATCTTCTGCCGATGTTTTTCTCCGGCTATAACGCACAGCGGTTCGAGGTCTATGCCTATCATACGGGGACGGGCGGCGATACCGAAATCTTTTCGAAGGAGGTGCCGCTGCGCGAGCTCGGGACGCTCTCTGCACAGGCGGCGGCGGAGGCGATCCGGCGGGACGGCATCGATCTCCTCGTCGATCTCTCGCTCCGCGCACCGGATGCGGCGGCACGCGCCATCATGGCACTGCGCCCCGCTCCGCACATCGTTTCGCTTGCCGCAGGCTGTCCCGCAGAGCTCGCGGCACAGCTCCCGACGGTTGCGGGGGAGCCGGTTCTTGCGCGCTGCTGTACGCCGTTTGTGCGCGTACACCGCTATACCTATCGTGCGCCGCTGCGCGATGCGGGCGTTCCTGCCGTCGGGGTCGCGGGCGCTTGTTCCGCAGAGGGGAGGGACGTGCTCATCGGGGTTCTCGCCGATGTTCTGCCGCGCCTGCCCGCCGTCCGTCTGCTGCTTCCTGCGGCGGTCGCGGCGCAGCTCGCGGAGGATGGGGTTGCACGCGTGGCAGCGGCGGGGACGGCGGCATCTGTGCTTGAGATCGTGGAGGAGCTGCCCTATGCGGAGCTGGATCTTGTGCTCGGGACGGATGTCGATTTCATGGATGTCTGCCGTGCGGCGGATCACGGCGTGCCGCTTTTGACGGCTGCGCCCTTTGTATATGACCATGCCTCTGCCTATGTCCTGACGCAGTTGGGCTGTCCTCCCGTGCACACCGTGCAGGAGATGGCGGGAGAGGTCTGCCGTCTGCTTGCGGATCCTGCGGCGCTGTCGGAGCTGCATGGCTGTCTGCATTGGCGGCTTTCCGATGTGTTCGATGCGCACACCATTCTGTTTGCCGTCGAGCGCGCCTATGACCGTCTCCTCCTGCGGGGGGACGGGCGGACGGCACAGGAGCTGACGGCGCAGATCACACGCGCGGAAGCGGCGCGGGACTGGGCGGCGGTGCTCTCTGCGGCACACGCTCTGGACGGCATGGAACGCCTCGCGCCGGAGCAGCGCATGAGCCTCGCGTGGGCGTATTTCTTTCTGGGGGAGAGGACGTATGCGGCGCGTTGGGCGCTCCTGGCGGAGGGGGTTCCCCGTGACCGTGAGGCGGCGCGTCTCTATCTGTCGGTGCTCCGTACGGAGCCGTTCGGAACGCCGCAGGAGATCTTTGCGCGGGCGCAGGAAGGACTGGCGCTCATCGCCGAGGGGCTGCCTGCCGTTCCCGAGGTGCGCGATGCACTGATCAAGGTGTGTGCGGAGTATGGGGAACTCGCCGTGGGAGGGGAGACGGCATCGGCATATGCGCGGCTGTCTGCCGACGCGGCGGACAGCGACGATCGGCGCCGCTTTTACTACGGGATCAGCCTGTTTCAGTTGAACGGGGTCGATCTTCCGGCGGCGGAGGTCTATCGGCGCAGCTGCGGATACGGGGAGCTCTTTGCCGACGTGCCGCGCTATTCCCATCGCGGGCGGCGGAACAAGGACAAGATTCGCATCGGCTACATCTCCGGGGATTTCCGCGAGCACGTCATGCAGTATTTCATCTGGCCGTTTTTTGCGGGATTTGATCGGGCGCGGTTCGAGGTCTATGTCTACAGCCTCGGCAAGGAGGATCAGTACACGGAGTTCTTTCAGACGCTGGTCACGGCATGGCGGGATCTCCGTCCGCAGCAGTGCGATATGGAGGCGATCGCGCGGGAGATCTACGCCGACGAGGTGGATATTCTCTTTGATCTCGCAGGGCATACGGCGAATTCCGGGCTTGCTGCGCTTGCATGGAAGCCCGCGCCCGTTCAGATCTCGGGGTTGGGCTACATGGCGACGACGGGGCTGCCGGCGGTGGACTACTTTGTGACGGATCATTTCTGCGACCCTGCGGCCAACGAGCAATTTTATGTGGAAAAATTGCTGCGCCTCACGAGCCAGTTCTGCTATAATGGTTATACGCATCTGCCCGCCGCACAGGGAACGCCCGCGCGCAGACGGGGTTATGTCGTGTTTGCGACGTTCAATCAGTATGTGAAGCTGCAGGATACGATGCTGTCGGCATGGCGGGAAATATTGGAACGCGTGCCGCAGTCCCGTCTGCTGCTGAAAAACAGTTCGATGGGCAAGTCCGGCTGTGCCGTGAGGCTGTGGGAACGGATGCGGCGGCTGGGCTTTGATATGAGCCGCGTCATGTTCGAGGAGGCGACGAAGGACTATATGCTCCGCTATCTGGATGTGGACATCGCGCTCGATACCTTCCCGTGGCCGGGGGGCGGGACGACCTGCGATGCGCTCTACATGGGCGTACCCGTCGTTTCCTACTATACGGAGCGGCACAGTACGCGCTTTACCTACAGTCTGCTCGCGAACATCGGGCTTGCCGAGCTTGCCTCGGAGCGGATGGAGGACTATGTGGAGACGGCGGTGGCGCTTGCGGGCAATCTTGACCTGTTGGATGCGCTGCACAGGGAACTGCGGGATCGGATGCGGGCATCGCCCGTCATGGATCAGGAGCACTATATCCGCGAGATGGAGGCGGCGTATCAGATGATATGGGAGAACTATCTCAATGAAGAAGCGTAG
- a CDS encoding glycosyltransferase family 2 protein, whose product MKISACVITKNEAENLPRWLASMRVFADEMIVVDTGSTDATVEIARAGGAQVFHFDWINDFAAAKNFALDRASGDWVVFPDADEYFTEESAPRVRPLIEEYRQKKNFDGFIVHLVNIDMDTGALLGTTAEVQRIFRRAPHIRFVGSIHEYVKNLSGDAGREMVSAPGLVLYHTGYSPRIIRGKARRDLDLLLARRARGEFRTLDEYHLMDCYYTLEDYPQAAHYAQLARDSSDQPIGSEDRTHAVLLQSLILMKAGDAAICAAYGKARAAFPKKAVFPLIYGMYAWEAGYFAAACRAFRTGLDLHEEYGRAGDYAGILAPTAYAHLGEAAALRGETEEALRLYGCALSMAPRSTMVLRRLIRLLHDLHVDEATVVETLNGFFDPKEDAALLAVMLAEEFPRASLYYERRSTRKFPLRQRFLLVGDAASAAASLVEDMERAAALAAARMADFAPESQEALALLLPDVCRELSAAPEAQRMRRRIGRLAESPEVWASAPLSAKARADK is encoded by the coding sequence ATGAAGATTTCGGCGTGTGTCATCACGAAGAATGAGGCGGAAAATCTGCCGCGCTGGCTCGCCTCCATGCGCGTCTTTGCCGATGAGATGATCGTGGTCGATACGGGCTCGACGGATGCGACGGTGGAGATCGCGCGTGCGGGCGGGGCGCAGGTATTTCACTTCGACTGGATCAACGATTTTGCGGCGGCGAAGAATTTCGCGCTCGATCGGGCGTCGGGGGACTGGGTGGTCTTTCCCGATGCGGATGAGTATTTTACGGAGGAGTCCGCGCCGCGTGTGCGTCCCCTGATCGAGGAGTACCGTCAAAAAAAGAACTTTGACGGCTTTATTGTCCACCTCGTCAACATCGACATGGATACGGGGGCGCTGCTCGGAACGACGGCAGAGGTGCAGCGGATCTTCCGCCGCGCACCGCACATCCGCTTTGTGGGCAGCATTCACGAGTATGTGAAAAATCTGAGCGGCGATGCGGGGCGCGAGATGGTGTCGGCACCGGGGCTCGTGCTCTATCATACGGGATACTCGCCGCGCATCATCCGGGGGAAGGCGCGGCGCGACCTCGATCTCCTGTTGGCACGCCGCGCACGCGGGGAGTTCCGGACACTCGACGAGTATCATCTGATGGACTGTTACTATACGCTTGAGGACTATCCGCAGGCGGCACACTACGCACAGCTCGCGCGGGACAGCAGCGATCAGCCGATCGGCTCGGAGGATCGCACGCACGCCGTTCTCCTCCAGTCGCTGATCCTGATGAAGGCGGGGGATGCGGCGATCTGTGCGGCATACGGGAAGGCGCGGGCGGCGTTCCCGAAAAAGGCGGTTTTTCCGCTGATCTACGGAATGTATGCGTGGGAGGCGGGGTATTTTGCCGCTGCGTGCAGGGCATTTCGTACCGGATTGGATCTCCATGAGGAGTACGGCCGTGCGGGGGATTACGCCGGCATTCTCGCGCCGACCGCCTACGCGCATCTCGGGGAGGCGGCGGCTCTGCGCGGGGAAACGGAGGAGGCGCTGCGCCTGTATGGATGCGCTCTGTCCATGGCTCCCCGTTCGACCATGGTTCTCCGCCGCCTCATCCGTCTGCTGCACGATCTCCATGTGGACGAGGCGACGGTGGTCGAAACGCTGAACGGGTTCTTCGACCCGAAGGAGGATGCGGCGCTTCTTGCCGTCATGCTCGCGGAGGAGTTTCCGCGTGCGAGCCTTTACTATGAACGCAGGAGCACGCGGAAGTTCCCGCTGCGGCAGCGGTTTCTCCTGGTGGGGGATGCGGCGTCGGCGGCGGCATCCCTCGTTGAGGACATGGAGCGTGCGGCGGCACTGGCGGCGGCGCGGATGGCGGACTTTGCCCCCGAGAGCCAAGAGGCGCTCGCGCTCCTTCTGCCGGATGTGTGCAGGGAGCTCTCCGCCGCGCCCGAGGCACAGCGGATGCGGCGGCGCATCGGACGTCTGGCGGAGTCGCCCGAGGTGTGGGCGTCTGCACCCCTGTCCGCTAAAGCGCGTGCGGATAAATGA
- a CDS encoding glycosyltransferase — translation MKISACWIVKDEAEELCRSLASTAPAADERIVVSTAGAPAVAAAAAAYHADLYDVVWQDDFSMARNEALRHATGDYVIFLDADEYFFHPEEVRAGIADTLRMTPDADVLMILLCSFLTAEDRTDAVYERSPRIFRRVGMHYAGPIHEQIVRDDGKEHVLAYADARLDAGHTGYRKERGPEKIRRNIALLERDAELHGRTASHAFYLADCYFGKKDYARALALSKEALYSDHRFIGNESRIYHQMIESMRALHYPDEEMLTLAEEALARFPHLPDFHAQRGMILCGLGRYAEAAENLAAALDRYAAGGAHGADASFFNDAVAGRVAARLAQIHEHMNIQAESRAQSCGGERDTVRDDGLRITACYIVRDDAEHLRKSMESLCDAVDERIVVDTGSADGSAAVAASMGAAVYHVPWQDDFAAARNAALARVTGDWVVFVDADEYFSAETRAHLRAVIAEADAGAADVLLLPWHNIDEETGAVLLDSYAPRIFRAQRGLRYVGRIHEELRTADGAVPSACRVDPALLTLVHTGYSAALTRAKGERNLRLLLAEMDSTDAPERCWRYLAETYDNLGDAAMAERYALLDVGRGRQPVVYASCSYRILLRLYAAHPALRDKRLSLARAAAEAFPELPEMHAEYAEALAACHRYGEACAAAERAMAAGAQTGLEPCSFSEEMRAQLRGRTELWQRIAARAAALRITAAVFVRDDRRDLGTWLDNAASYADERVVVDTGSRDGSRELAEAAGARVSDFAWRDDFAAARNAALAIATGDWAAVPDADESFFDPTEVRGYLAMVDVTMPHVDAVLLPIVHIDEDAGGRELGRAPHIRLLRMGRGLFYTGRVHEALRKEGGVPTVSHEPVALPIRHVGYSAGRIRAKHERNLALMERHLAEEGLQPGDCRYLADTYYGLGKYASALVYARAALEETVTSIGGQSHLHHLLLDAMEKECVPLAAQVAAARAACCAFPALPDFHGRLGLLLAAAGEEADALASLTRAVTLSERPADAGGEASDFAAWEGEVQAARARLLLAAGDRSAAEAACACALASDTAREEALDVYAELHAADAPAQLLDALCERCGTDAAALSYLARFADSYGRCALAEQARAVCSRMTGTAIPAPEIYARLRDVPPTEAGQLLVAEMAGHVRAMPEILLCLERTHDIGGMALYHRLRGLLPKSMRDFWRHWDEPDAVELPRTREGYDLVREAFIHYADAAQTERFLRAAAGYGAAVVRAAAEAFAAAERSEGMLRAWALVMEMEGESAEALSAMALASLRLGGRTEAEGYLERALALDGAHRRSRELMELIR, via the coding sequence ATGAAGATCTCCGCCTGTTGGATTGTCAAGGATGAGGCAGAGGAGCTGTGCCGTTCGCTTGCGTCCACCGCACCGGCGGCGGACGAGCGGATCGTCGTCTCGACGGCGGGGGCGCCCGCTGTCGCGGCGGCAGCCGCAGCGTATCATGCGGATCTCTACGATGTCGTGTGGCAGGATGATTTCTCCATGGCACGGAATGAGGCACTGCGCCATGCGACGGGGGACTATGTGATATTCCTTGATGCGGACGAGTATTTCTTCCATCCGGAGGAGGTGCGGGCGGGCATTGCGGACACGCTGCGAATGACACCCGATGCGGATGTTCTGATGATTTTGCTTTGCAGTTTTCTGACGGCGGAGGATCGGACGGATGCCGTCTATGAGCGCAGCCCGCGGATCTTTCGGCGGGTCGGGATGCACTATGCGGGTCCGATTCATGAGCAGATCGTTCGGGACGACGGGAAGGAGCACGTTCTCGCCTATGCGGATGCGCGTCTCGACGCAGGGCATACGGGCTATCGCAAGGAGCGCGGGCCGGAGAAGATCCGCCGCAACATTGCCCTGTTGGAACGCGATGCAGAGCTGCACGGCAGGACGGCAAGCCATGCCTTCTACCTTGCGGACTGCTATTTTGGGAAAAAGGACTATGCGCGTGCCCTCGCGCTCTCGAAGGAGGCTCTCTACAGCGATCATCGCTTCATCGGGAATGAGAGCAGGATCTATCATCAGATGATCGAGTCCATGCGTGCGCTCCACTATCCTGATGAGGAGATGCTGACACTTGCGGAGGAGGCGCTTGCGCGGTTTCCGCATCTGCCCGATTTCCATGCACAGCGCGGGATGATTCTCTGCGGGCTTGGGCGTTATGCGGAGGCGGCGGAGAACCTTGCGGCGGCGTTGGATCGCTATGCGGCGGGCGGAGCGCACGGTGCGGACGCCTCGTTTTTCAACGATGCGGTTGCAGGGCGCGTTGCGGCGCGTCTTGCGCAGATCCACGAACACATGAATATACAGGCGGAATCGCGGGCGCAGTCCTGCGGAGGGGAGAGAGATACGGTGCGGGACGATGGGCTTCGGATTACGGCGTGCTATATTGTCCGCGATGATGCGGAACATCTGAGGAAGTCCATGGAGAGTCTGTGCGATGCGGTGGATGAACGGATTGTCGTTGATACGGGCTCGGCGGACGGCTCGGCGGCGGTGGCGGCGTCCATGGGGGCGGCGGTTTATCACGTCCCATGGCAGGACGACTTTGCCGCCGCACGCAATGCGGCGCTCGCCCGTGTCACGGGAGATTGGGTCGTATTTGTCGATGCGGATGAATACTTCTCGGCAGAAACGCGTGCGCATCTGCGTGCGGTCATTGCCGAGGCGGACGCGGGGGCGGCGGATGTGCTGCTCCTCCCGTGGCATAACATTGATGAGGAGACGGGCGCGGTGCTGCTCGATTCGTATGCGCCGCGCATCTTTCGGGCGCAGAGGGGGCTGCGCTATGTGGGGCGGATTCACGAGGAGCTGCGGACGGCGGACGGTGCTGTGCCGTCCGCCTGCCGGGTCGATCCGGCGCTTCTGACGCTCGTGCATACGGGCTACTCGGCGGCGCTGACCCGCGCCAAGGGGGAGCGCAACCTGCGCCTCCTGTTGGCGGAGATGGATTCCACGGATGCGCCCGAACGCTGCTGGCGGTATCTCGCGGAGACGTATGACAATCTCGGCGACGCGGCGATGGCGGAGCGTTATGCGCTCCTCGATGTCGGACGCGGACGGCAGCCGGTCGTCTATGCGAGCTGTTCGTATCGCATTCTGCTGCGTCTTTACGCAGCGCATCCCGCGCTGCGGGACAAGCGTCTCTCACTTGCGCGGGCGGCGGCGGAGGCGTTTCCCGAGCTGCCCGAGATGCACGCGGAATATGCGGAGGCGCTTGCCGCCTGCCATCGGTATGGGGAGGCGTGCGCGGCGGCGGAGCGTGCCATGGCGGCAGGCGCACAGACGGGGCTGGAGCCGTGCTCGTTTTCCGAGGAGATGCGTGCGCAGCTGCGCGGGCGCACAGAACTCTGGCAGCGGATCGCGGCGCGGGCGGCGGCTCTGCGGATCACGGCGGCGGTCTTTGTGCGCGATGATCGGCGGGATCTGGGGACATGGCTGGACAATGCCGCCTCTTATGCCGACGAGCGCGTTGTCGTCGATACGGGTTCGCGGGACGGCTCGCGGGAACTGGCGGAGGCGGCAGGGGCGCGGGTGTCGGATTTCGCGTGGCGGGACGATTTCGCCGCCGCCCGCAATGCCGCGCTTGCCATCGCGACGGGCGACTGGGCGGCGGTTCCGGATGCGGATGAGTCCTTTTTCGATCCGACGGAGGTGCGCGGCTATCTGGCGATGGTGGATGTGACGATGCCCCATGTGGATGCGGTGCTGCTGCCGATTGTCCACATCGACGAGGATGCGGGCGGTAGGGAACTGGGGCGTGCGCCGCACATCCGCCTCCTGCGCATGGGGCGCGGGCTGTTCTACACGGGACGGGTGCATGAGGCGCTGCGGAAGGAGGGCGGGGTGCCGACGGTCTCTCATGAGCCGGTCGCGCTCCCGATCCGCCATGTCGGCTATTCGGCGGGGCGCATCCGTGCCAAGCACGAGCGCAATCTCGCGCTGATGGAGCGGCATCTTGCAGAGGAGGGGCTGCAGCCGGGGGACTGCCGCTATCTCGCGGATACCTATTACGGGCTTGGGAAATATGCCTCGGCTCTCGTCTATGCGCGTGCGGCACTGGAGGAAACGGTCACGTCCATCGGCGGGCAGAGCCATCTCCATCACCTGCTGCTCGACGCGATGGAGAAGGAGTGTGTGCCGCTTGCGGCGCAGGTTGCGGCGGCGCGGGCGGCGTGCTGCGCGTTTCCCGCGCTCCCCGATTTCCACGGTCGTCTCGGGCTACTGCTGGCGGCGGCAGGGGAGGAGGCGGATGCGCTTGCATCGCTGACACGTGCGGTCACGCTGTCGGAACGCCCTGCCGATGCGGGCGGGGAGGCGAGTGACTTCGCCGCATGGGAAGGCGAGGTACAGGCGGCGCGGGCGCGTCTGCTGTTGGCGGCGGGCGACAGGTCTGCGGCGGAGGCGGCGTGTGCGTGCGCCCTCGCCTCCGATACGGCGCGGGAGGAGGCGCTCGATGTCTATGCGGAGCTGCACGCGGCGGATGCTCCTGCACAGCTGCTCGATGCGCTCTGTGAGCGCTGCGGCACGGATGCGGCGGCGCTCTCCTACCTCGCGCGGTTTGCGGACAGCTATGGCAGATGTGCGCTGGCGGAGCAGGCGCGTGCCGTATGTTCCCGCATGACGGGAACGGCGATCCCTGCGCCCGAGATCTACGCGCGTCTGCGGGATGTGCCGCCGACTGAGGCGGGGCAGCTGCTCGTGGCGGAAATGGCGGGTCATGTGCGTGCGATGCCCGAAATCCTGCTGTGTCTGGAACGTACGCACGATATAGGGGGCATGGCGCTCTATCATCGTCTGCGCGGTCTGCTCCCAAAGAGTATGCGCGATTTCTGGCGGCACTGGGACGAACCGGATGCGGTGGAGCTTCCCCGCACGCGGGAGGGATATGATCTCGTGCGCGAGGCGTTTATCCATTATGCGGACGCGGCGCAGACGGAGCGGTTTCTGCGTGCGGCGGCGGGCTACGGCGCGGCGGTCGTGCGTGCGGCGGCGGAGGCGTTCGCGGCGGCGGAGCGCAGTGAGGGGATGCTCCGCGCGTGGGCGCTTGTCATGGAGATGGAGGGGGAGAGCGCGGAGGCGCTTTCTGCGATGGCGCTTGCCTCCCTGCGCCTCGGGGGGCGGACGGAGGCAGAGGGGTATCTCGAACGGGCGCTTGCCCTCGATGGGGCGCACCGCAGGTCAAGGGAACTGATGGAGCTGATACGATGA
- a CDS encoding flagellin N-terminal helical domain-containing protein, which produces MAMVVKNNMPAVNTLNILNKNQSALSKSLQKVSSGMKINSAGDDASGYAISERMRVQIRSLDQDNQNTQNGNSMMRTAEGAVSSTVEILKTLKEKAINAANDTNTDEDRRTIQKEINQMVDQIDDNALATYNGKYLVDGSRNSEGTATCTALTNTALSTSSAWGSALTQLKSRTDESLNIQATDNVTVSYVREGRTYSTTIKVGTNSLSEILGNVAFNGTESVKGTDLVKTTQNSSTVGLDKAGNTVYTADNKTALTLTAADSGTTAQISSFTISITDNTGAIRKTANTALDAFNERIRAENKSTDNSLVLQTGVKANQAIKVSMTDMRSLALGIKGTDGQVLSVQTQEKANAAINTLETALQKALDEQANIGAIQARLNYTSSNLTTQSENVQNSESTIRDSDMAKEMTNYTKNNVLLQAAQSMLAQANQNSSAVLSLLQ; this is translated from the coding sequence ATGGCAATGGTAGTTAAGAACAACATGCCGGCGGTCAACACGCTCAACATCCTGAACAAGAACCAGTCGGCACTCAGCAAGAGCCTCCAGAAGGTCTCCTCGGGCATGAAGATCAACAGCGCGGGCGACGATGCGTCCGGGTATGCGATCTCCGAGCGTATGCGCGTCCAGATCCGTTCGCTCGATCAGGACAACCAGAACACGCAGAACGGCAACAGCATGATGCGCACCGCTGAGGGCGCTGTCTCCAGCACGGTCGAGATCCTCAAGACCCTCAAGGAGAAGGCGATCAACGCAGCGAACGACACGAACACGGATGAGGATCGCCGCACGATCCAGAAAGAGATCAACCAGATGGTTGACCAGATCGACGACAACGCGCTTGCAACGTACAACGGCAAGTACCTCGTCGACGGCTCGCGCAACAGCGAGGGTACGGCGACCTGCACGGCGCTGACGAACACGGCGCTGAGCACGTCCTCCGCGTGGGGTTCTGCTCTGACGCAGCTCAAGAGCCGCACGGATGAGAGCCTCAACATCCAGGCAACGGACAACGTCACGGTGTCCTATGTCCGTGAGGGCAGAACCTACTCGACGACGATCAAGGTTGGCACCAATTCGCTCTCTGAAATCCTCGGGAATGTAGCATTCAACGGGACGGAGTCGGTAAAGGGCACGGATCTCGTCAAGACCACGCAGAACTCGTCGACGGTCGGCCTTGACAAGGCGGGCAACACGGTCTACACAGCGGACAACAAGACGGCGCTCACGCTCACCGCTGCAGACTCCGGGACGACTGCGCAGATCTCGTCCTTCACGATCTCGATCACGGACAACACGGGCGCGATCCGCAAGACGGCGAACACGGCGCTTGACGCGTTCAACGAGCGCATCCGCGCAGAGAACAAGTCCACTGACAACTCCCTCGTCCTCCAGACGGGTGTCAAGGCGAACCAGGCGATCAAGGTCAGCATGACGGATATGCGTTCCCTCGCCCTCGGCATCAAGGGCACGGACGGTCAGGTTCTCAGCGTTCAGACGCAGGAGAAGGCAAACGCTGCGATCAACACGCTTGAGACGGCGCTCCAGAAGGCGCTCGACGAGCAGGCGAACATCGGTGCAATCCAGGCTCGTCTGAACTACACCAGCTCCAACCTCACGACGCAGTCCGAGAACGTGCAGAACTCCGAGTCCACGATCCGCGACTCCGACATGGCGAAGGAAATGACGAACTACACGAAGAACAACGTGCTGCTCCAGGCTGCGCAGTCCATGCTCGCGCAGGCGAACCAGAACAGCTCCGCTGTCCTCTCGCTCCTCCAGTAA
- a CDS encoding flagellar protein FliT: MPDESYAAARALWEKYRMLTHEMMKFVDADEIDTFIDLVDQRERIVTLLRALPADPYRGGAEWSALEAELTPLEMQIQYKARAWLNRSRRQNAAVHSYDLAGASPLGSHLNRRY, from the coding sequence ATGCCGGATGAGAGCTATGCAGCGGCACGCGCCCTCTGGGAGAAGTACCGTATGCTCACGCACGAGATGATGAAATTCGTGGATGCGGATGAGATCGACACCTTCATTGATCTCGTCGATCAGCGCGAACGGATCGTAACTCTCCTGCGGGCGCTCCCCGCCGATCCCTATCGGGGCGGCGCGGAGTGGTCGGCACTGGAGGCGGAGCTGACACCGCTTGAGATGCAGATCCAATACAAGGCGCGCGCGTGGCTGAACCGCTCGCGCCGGCAGAACGCCGCCGTACACAGCTATGACCTCGCGGGGGCGAGTCCGCTTGGCTCGCATCTGAACCGCAGGTACTGA
- the fliS gene encoding flagellar export chaperone FliS, with amino-acid sequence MVNSAAEAYKRQQIMTATPEALTLMLYNGCLKFIKEGVEYLAEKNYEASNISLQKAQNIISEFRITLNMDYEISHQLMPLYNYAYDRLVEGNMKSSPEIIREATDIMTELRDAWAQAMKKAREEKGAQGMEGSGVYAG; translated from the coding sequence ATGGTAAACAGTGCTGCGGAGGCGTATAAGAGGCAGCAGATCATGACGGCGACCCCGGAGGCGCTGACCCTCATGCTCTACAACGGCTGCCTCAAGTTCATCAAGGAGGGGGTCGAATACCTCGCGGAGAAGAACTACGAGGCATCGAACATCTCGCTTCAAAAGGCGCAGAACATCATCTCCGAGTTCCGCATCACCCTCAACATGGACTACGAGATCTCACATCAACTCATGCCGCTCTACAACTATGCGTACGATCGGCTGGTCGAGGGCAACATGAAGAGCAGCCCCGAGATCATCCGGGAGGCGACTGACATCATGACCGAGCTCCGCGATGCGTGGGCGCAGGCGATGAAGAAGGCACGCGAGGAAAAAGGGGCGCAGGGCATGGAAGGGAGCGGCGTCTATGCCGGATGA